GCTCAGAACCTTGAGTGCACTTCCCAAACGTTTTACCCTAAAGCAGTTCAAACAAACTTATCCCGAGACGACATTCAAGCTGTTACTCGAACTCCTTCACCAAGGGATCATCATCCTAAGCGACGAGCAGGGTATGGCTCCGAGACCTAAGGTTGTCAAAGGTTGGGGGGTATCTTCATCTTTTCTGTCAGACTCCTCCAAGTTGGATCATGCACGTGAGATGCTCAAACGCAGCCGTGGTGCGATCCGAGTCTTTGAGCAGATTGTGTCGGTGCACGATGCTCGTCTCAAATCCCGAGATCGTGATGCTGATTCACCTTTGCTTCCTGTCGCATTGATCTCCCTTGCCGAGAGATATGGGGTCGGTATAGCGGTGATCAAAAAACTCAGAGATCTGGGGGTCTTTGAGGAACAGGAAGTCCTTCTTGATATACAACAACACAGGCAGATACAAGAGCCTCTCGTGGAGGACGCCCTATCCTCATCGCTCAAAGTGCAATACCCCGATGCTCCGATTGTGTTGGCTCATATTGAAGCCTCAAGTCTGAGTCAAAGAGTTCCTTATGCTCTCATCTCCGAAGCCATGAGGGCTGGTGGCCAAGTCTTGTTGCTCTGCCCAACTCAGGAGGCTTTGCACGAACTTGAACCTCTCCTCATCTCTTACTATTCCGAGCACTCGCTCTTTCCTTTTCACTCAAACATCCCACCATACAAACGTAACAACACATGGTACGAAGCACTTCAAGGTGCTTCGGGCCTTTATGTGGGCTTACGCAAGGCGGTATGGCTGCCGTTTCGGGCTCTGAAGACCGTCATTATCCTTGATGAAGAGCACGTTGGTTATCGCCAGTTTGAACCTGCACCGAGATTCAACGCCCTCAATGTCTCCCTTGTGCTTGCCAAGTATTGCAGAGCACAAGCAATCATGACCACGGCTTCGCCTTCGGTGGAGCGACAGCTTCTTGCTCACGAGGGGCGTTATGCCTATCTGAACCTACCCTCCCGAGAGCCTGATAACAACTCTGCTACGCTCCAACTCATATCGCTCAAAGACTCTTTCAAGAAAAATAAAGTTCGTGGTCGTCTCCTCTCCTTCGAGGTCTTGGATGCACTACGTGAAAACATACAAGCGGGAGGAAAGGCACTTCTTCTCCTACATCGCAAAGGCTATGCCCGATATGTCACTTGCGAAGACTGTGGTATGACGCTCGAATGCCCCCAATGCAATGTGACCTATCGCTACTTTGAAAACAACAAAAATATCGTCTGTCCTCTTTGCGGACATCACGATGCCGTCCCACACTCTTGTCCCGATTGTGGACAGACCTCTCTTACGTTTGGAGGAACAGGCATCGAGAGGCTCGCTCAGGAAGTGCGCTATATCTATCCGGAAGTTTCCACGACCGTCATTGGAGAAGAGAGCGAAGCCGAGGGTATGGCGTCGGATATCCTACTCTCCTCGGATTATGAGATCCCCCGGAAGATATTACGCGCCCTTTCGCTCATTGTCATTGTCCAGTTTGATCTGCTCACCATGAAGCATGACTTCAGGGCAAACGAAAGGGCTTATCGACTTCTCTGTCATTGTCAGAACGAGGCACCCAAGCTCCGAAAATTCATCATTCAGTATCTTTCAGAGCACCAAAATGCACTTCTTGCTTTTCAGGCAAAGGACTATAACCTTCTCTTCGAGCATGAGCTCCAACAACGTGCCTTGGTCAAGTATCCCCCTTTCTCTCGAATGATAGATGCCTATGTCGAGTCTTCGGACAAGCGACAGGCTTACGACTTGGCCACTCTCTTCGTTGATCGAGCTCAGCAACTCACCGAACTCAGTGTCTTCGGTCCTGCCCCCCTGCCTGTCCGGAAGAAATGGGTCGAAGCAGGATACAAGCTTACCTTCATGATCCCTATCGACGAAGATCTTCGAGCGATGCGGAGATATTTGGAAGACCTTGCCGGAGAGATTCTTGCTGATAAGGCGGCGAGAGCTACACGTATCTATTTCGACGTTGATCCGCTATAAAAACAAATCAATCACCAATAAAAACTTTTTCCAAATTTATGAATCTCAAATACAAAATACTCTTTGTTTGTCTTGGCAACATCTGTCGTTCGCCCATGGCCGAGGCTGTGGCAGACAAGTTGATCAAGTCTCAAGGATTGGAGCATCTCGAAGTGGACTCTGCCGGCATCATGGGTTATCACGAGGGAGACAAGGCTGATCCTCGTATGCGCAAGCACGGTGGCGAACGAGGTTATGCCGTGACCTCAATCTCTCGTCCCGTGACCTACCAAGACTTCGAGGACTTTGATCTCATTGTCGGTATGGATGACAGTAATATCCGTGCCCTGTACGACAAAGCTCCAAGTGTCGAAGCCTCTCGGAAGATCGTCCGTATGGCGGACTACCTCACCTCGCATCCTGATTACGATCACATCCCGGATCCCTATTACGGTGGAGCTAAGGGGTTCGACCTCGTGATCGATCTTTTGGAAGACGGAGTGACCAATCTTCTCAAGCAACTCCCTAAAAAATAATCCACAACACAGACAAAACTTAGACAACAGATTCTATTCTATCTCGAGATAGAACGCATTCTCTCGTCTGAAAGAATGTACAAGAGTGTGTTTACTGTCTAAAAAGAGGTCTCTCTTCAAACGTTTGTGTCTCTTCACTTGTTTTACTTGTATGAAAAGGAATATAAATATACTCGCCATGGCATCCCTTGTGATGCTGCTGTTTTTGCAATGCTCAAGTTGCGACCACAAACCACCCCAACCGGAGGATGAGAGCTCTGTTGCATTCGATCCTCGGTTCGTGAATGGTAACAAGGTCGGATTTCAAGAAACTCAGATCTTTGTCAACATCGCCACAAATCATGGCTGGACGCTCACGCTGTCTTCAGACCAAGACTTTGTCGAAGCAGATGTTTTGTCCGGTAATGGAAACAGTTCGATCACTCTATTCATCCGACGCAATGAGGGTGCTGAACGCAGGGCGGAGATCAAAGTCGATTTTTCAAACGGTCTCACAAAGACTTTGACGCTTGTTCAGCTCAAAGCCAACGAGATTACGCCTGATCCTGCCCTCGCTTCTCGCCTTGAGATACCGAAACTCTCGGGAGATGCCGACTCTCGCTTCGTCGCGCACTATGCCCGTACCACAGCCGGTAAGGAAGTGATGAACTACTGTCTTGAATTTGTCTTGTCCAAGCATCAGAGCCGTTGGGTGGCTTTCCGATTTGATGACGAAACCCGTCCTAAGAATGTCAAAAGACAAGATACTTGGAGTGATGATCCGAAGCTCTTAGGGCTCACGGCTATGGGGACTTATCCTTATTTTCAAGGCATTGATATGGATCGTGGGCACATGGTGGCAAGCAACGACCGAGTCTTTAGTAAAGAGGCGAATGACCAGACCTTCTATTATTCAAATATTGCTCCTCAGATAGGTAAAAAGTTCAATCAATATATTTGGCAAGAGCTGGAGAATAAAGTCGCCAACTGGGGGCGTAGCTCCAACCTCGCTGACACACTGTACGTCGTCAAAGGGATCACTATAGACAAGCCTTCGGACATCATCGGGTATATCACCTCGAAAGGAAACAAGGTCACTGTACCGGTCGCAAAGAAGTGGTACATGGCACTCCTCAAGATAAAGGATGGTAAGTATTCGGCCATTGGTTTTATCTTTGATCATAAGGAATATACCAGTACTGCGATCCTTCCTGCTTATCGCCGTACGATCAAAGAGTTGCAGGATGAGGTCGGTGTCGACTTCTTCCACCTTCTGCCCGATGATGTCGAGAACGAGGTGGAGCGCACCGTCACCATAAAGCATTGGCCCGGCATATAAGAGGTATTACTGACCAACTGACTGTACTATGAAGAAAGAAAGACTGACACTCGTGCCCGTCGGTGGACTGACAGACCGTCTCAAGGTGATAGCCTCGGCCATCTCGATGGCACTTGAGGCAGAGCGAGAGATGGAGATCATCTGGTTTTCCAACGAAAGGTTGTACTGCCCATCTTATCGACTATTCACCCTTGCACCGGTCATCAAGGAGGCAGGGATTTCGATACGTGAGGCGACAGCCAAAGACTGGTTTTTCAATGACCGTCCTCATACGGGCAATGGTTATCTGTCCTATCCTTTTGTGTTCTTTCGGTACGATAGGTGTATCTCTCCCAAAGAGATTGAGACGGTAAGCAGGACTGCTTCGGGGCGTCTCAAAGAGTACTTCCGAGGTGGGGAGCGTATCTTGTTGACTTCTGCCACTTCTTTCGGTGATCACAGTCAGATGTTTAAGGATTTGGAGGCGACTGTGGAGGTGAAGAATGCTTTTCGCTCGAACCTCTCCGGTTGGACAGACAACGTCATCGGTGTCCATCTCGATGGCAATCAGCAACAGGAGCGACAGAACCATAGTCCGATCGAGCTATTTATCAAGCGGATGCAGGCGATGATCGAGGATGATCCGAGTGTGTCTTTTTTCATCGCTTCGGATATGGTGGAAGAGCGCGAACGACTGTCGGTGATCTTTTCGGGACGAATCTTGATGCCTCACACGCTGTCGTCCATGGATACGCCCAAAGGGTGTATCAATGCTTTTGGCGAACTTTTAGCTTTGGCGCAGACGAAGCGTATCCTTTCGACCAAAGGGGGATCCTTTGCCCAGGTTGCTTCACTCATTGGAGAGGTCCCGCTCGAAACGCTCTCAATATATTCTGAGTAACAACGGACACCTATAGCTCGTAATATGAGTAAAAAAGAAGTCGTTTGACTTAATATATTAAGTCAAACGACTTCTTTTTTTGTTTCGGATGATTCGATTTATTGTCTTTTACAACTTTTGGTGATCCTTCCGGAGGCTTGTGGGTCAGGCTTCTTTGAAGAGAAATCTGAAGGCTTCGTCGACTCGAGACACCGGTACCACTCGGATACCGACGCCGGAGAAGTCCATACCCTTGGTGTTGTCCTTAGGAATGACGATGGTCGAGAAACCGATTTTTTTTGCTTCGCTGATGCGTTGATCGATACGTGAGACCGCTCTCACTTCACCACTCAGACCGACTTCTCCCGTTACACAGACATGTCGAGGGATGGGCAGGTCAAGGTTGGAGGAGAGGACCGAAGCCAATATCGAAAGGTCGAGTGCCGGGTCTGAGATACGTAGTCCTCCGGCTATGTTGAGGAAGACATCCTTCTGGATGAGCTTAAATCCCGCACGCTTTTCGAGCACTGCGAGCAACATATTCATACGACGGATATCAGCACCCGTCGCAGAGCGTTGGGGTGTACCATATATGGCCGAGCTGACCAGGGCTTGTACCTCGATGAGGAGAGGGCGTACACCTTCGATGGTGGCCGCGATGCAGACACCGCTGAGGGTGTCATCAGATCCCGTGAGTAGTAGTTCGGACGGGTTGGATACTTCCCTCAGTCCCTCCGATCTCATCTCGTAGATGCCTATCTCGGAAGTGTTCCCAAAGCGGTTTTTCAGACTACGTAAGATGCGGTACTGGTGGTTCTGATCACCCTCGAAGCGTAGGACGGTATCCACAAGGTGCTCCATGATCTTTGGACCTGCAAGGTTGCCATCCTTGGTGATGTGTCCGATGATGAGGATGGGTATATTGTACTCTTTGGCAAAGGCAAGAAGGGCAGATGTACATTCTTTGACCTGCGTGAGGCTGCCTGCCGATGAGTCCGCAGAGGCCGTCTGCATGGTCTGTATGGAGTCGATGACCAAGAGGTCGGGTTGCTCATTGATGGCTGTCTGTATGATGAGATCGAGATCAGTCTCACTGAAGAGTTTGCATTGGTTGCACTGCTCAGTATCGATCAGTCTGTCTGCACGGAGTTTGATCTGTCCCGGGCTCTCTTCGCCTGAGACATAGAGAGTGTTGAGACTGTTGTGTCGGACAACGGACTGAAGGACAAGGGTACTTTTGCCGATTCCCGGCTCTCCTCCGATAAGTACGAGAGAACCCTTGACGAGCCCCCCACCCAGCACTCGGTTGAGCTCACCGTCCAACATGTCTACCCTCGGAGCCTCCTCGCCCGAGACCTCATTGAGTGGTATAGGTCGTCTGTCCAAAAGATCTGTCACAGCACGATTCTTCGTTGACTCCGGACGGACAGTGTACTCCTTGAGGGTATTCCATGCTCCGCAAGATGGGCACTTGCCTACCCATTTGGGGAAGTCATCACCACACGAAGAGCATAGGTAGACGATCTTGTTGTCCTTCTTTGCCATGGAGGGGGTTACTTGTATTCTCTACGTAGGGGGAGGGTCGTGCAGCGGAGCAGACCACCGAGCTTGGATACCTCTCTGTATGCTACTTCGACGGTCTCTATGCCACGAGCGTTGAGCCAGCCTTTGAGACGAGTGAAGGTGCTGTCGATGACGACCTTTGTGGGCGAAAGGCTGAAGACATTGGGGTTCATCTGGAACATCTCCTCACGAGTGATGATGAACGTGTTTTCGACCCCGAAGAGTTCGACCAAGTACTCCCAATCCTCTCTGTGACGGAACCCTCCGGGGAAGAGGATACACTTGTCTCCTCCGATGGGTTGGAAACAACAGTCAAGGTGTAGCACCCCTGTGTAAGGATCGGTGTCGTGCTTGACCAATTCCAAAGGGATGATCTCCTTATGTGGGAAAAGATCCTTGAGGAAGCCTATGGCATACTTGTTGGTCCTCGCCATCTTGTATTGGGAGTAGTTGGGCGATAGGTAAGTGCCGAGGAAAATCTTGTCAAAATACAAGAGGACGTCTCCGCCTTCGATGTGTACGTGTGAGGGAGGGGTGATGACCTTGGCCGGATCGATGTCTGCAAAGATCTTGTCATAGGCTTGTAGTTCCGCCGCACGATCGGATATGATATTGGCACGGATGATCTTATCTTCAATGACAAATGCCACATCACGAGCAAAGATCTGATTGCAGTCGTGGATGCTTTCGGGGCGAAGGACCTCTATCCCCTGAGCTGTAAGAGTCTCTGCAAGACCCTTAACTTCACGTTCGAGAGCGTCGTCAGAAGGGTATATATTTTGGATGAGGGAGTTGTAAGACTTCGCATCATAGGCCTCTGTCAGAGTAGGGCGTCTGCCGGGCTCTGTGCCCAGCCCCACGACCACGGTCTTGAGTGTCCCGCATTCGTCATGTACATTTAGTTGGATCATAAGAAATGTTGTTTTTATTATGTTTTGCTCAAAAAAGAGTCGGCTCTTTTGGGCGAATTATTTCTTGGTCACAAAGTCGATGTAGTCCTTGACATTCTTTTCGATACGGCTGTCCACATCCGGCATGCCTGCGCCGTAGAATGCAAAGACTCCGCCAGCTTTGGCACGCACGAAGCCTGCACTACCTATCACGAATGACATATATTTTTCGAGCGAAATGTTGCCCGGAGTCTTTTCGTCGAAGACAAAGTCCGGAGCACCACAGGATACTGCCACCTCGATGATCTTGCCCTCCATGTGCACTCCGCCGTCACCATAGCACCATCCTTCGGCCCATACCGTGTCCATCCATTCCTTCATGATCCCCGGTACCATGTACCAATAGAGTGGAAACTGTAGGATGATGCGATCGTATTGTGCCAAGAGTGCTTGCTCACTCGCCAGATCGAAACTTTTGTCCGCCCTGATCACATCCGTGAGGATGTGGATGCGGAGGTCTTCCCCCTCGTAAGGCCTGAGCCCCTTGACCCAGCTTCGGTTGATCTTTGATTTAGAGAGATTTGGGTGTCCTACGACAACTAATGTCTTCATATTTATATGCTTAATGTCTGATATGGTTGGTAGAAAAAATAGCTCCATAAGGAGCTTCACACAAAAATACAAGAATTTGATGAGAGAGCGAAACTCGCCTTCTTTTTATTTTTTTCGATGATACTGACCGGTGACATACTCCCTGAAGAGTTGTTCATTCAGGCGACAGAAGATGTTCTGTCGGGCGTCGGAAAGTCTTCTGTCAGAGCCTGTGAAATGCCCATGTAGGCACATGGTGCCCTTTCCACCGAGGTGGCCTATCGTCTCGACAGAGGTTGTTTCTCTTTGCCAAGTTCTTATGCACTTTACTATTATTGAGTGGGGAAGGTTTTAAATCATACCGGAACTTACAGGGGGAGTATGAATGTTAGGAACTGTTTTGATTGCAGAAAAATGAACCAAAAGGGGGGAAATAGTGTTTATAAAGGGTGAAAAATAAAAGATGCTGAGTATGGAGTCTTTGCCCTTTATCGAATGGTGTCTGGAGCACCTCAACTACTTCACGATCACTCTCTTGATGACGATAGAGAGTTCGTTCATCCCATTCCCTTCGGAAGTGGTGATCCCGCCGGCAGCCTATATGGCAGCTTCATCGGGTGACCTAAATGTATATCTGGTGGTCTTCTTCGGGACGCTGGGTGCCGTTTTCGGGGCTTTGATCAATTATGGCTTGGCGATGTGGCTGGGGCGACCTCTCATCTATCGATTTGCCAACAGCAGGTTGGGGGCGATCTGTCTGATCGACTCTGCCAAGGTGGAGAAGGCCGAGGGCTTCTTTGCCCGTAACGGTTCGATTTCCACTTTTGTCGGTCGTCTTATCCCCGGGATACGTCAGCTGATCTCTATACCTGCAGGCTTGGCTCGTATGTCGTTGTCGAAGTTTATCCTTTTTACCGCGCTTGGGGGTGGTATATGGAATGCTGTTTTGGCAGCCCTCGGGTACTACGCGGCTTCGATCGTACCTCGTGAGCAACTCATGGACTATATTCATCAGCACAGCAGGGAGGTGAGCTTGGTCATCGTGGCGGTGGTCGTCGTGGTGCTGGCTGTCTTCATATACAAAGCCATCAAGAAGCCTAAGGAAGTGGCTTGATGTTCACTTCTTCGGTCTTGAAAGAGAGAATTTTTACCAAACCATAACAGATAATAGACAAGATATATAATGAAAAAGATGATCATCCACTACTGGAGTGACGTGATGTGCCCTTTCTGCTATCTCGGCGAGCACGTCCTTGAGAGGGCATTGGAGAGATTTGAGCATAGGGATGAGGTGCATGTCCGTTGGAAGAGCAATATCCTCCATCCCGAGTTGGAGGTGGGGCAGAGTATTTCCTTCCTCGATCATATGCACCACTATGGCAATGACGGTGAACGGCTCGACAAAAAGATTGCCATCCTCAAGGAGATGGCAGAGAAGGAAGGGCTGATCTATGGGCTCGAAAAGGCGCGTATCGTCAACTCGACAGAGGTGGCTCGTGTGATGAAGTTGGCAACGGACAAGGATCTTGTGCTGCCCGTCGCAAAGGCCTTCGGCAAGGGATACTTCACCGATGGTACGGACTTCTCCAAGACTTCGGAGATCGTGCGTGTGGCTGTCGAGGGTGGTCTCGATAAAGCTGATGTGGAACGCGTATTGGCCTCAAGTGAGTACATGGCAGATGTCGTGAATGATCAGGCGACGGCTTCGCAGGCTTGTCCGAGATTTGTGCCTACGATGTACTTCAATCATGGTTTCATGATGGATGGGATCTTCGACGAGGATAAGATCGTCGAGACGCTCGGACGTGCTTACAAGCAATGGAAGGCCTTCACTCACCAGGTGATGACGATGGATCATGAGTCCATGGGACCCGACGAGTGTGCTGCCATCTGTGATATGCCCGCTCCGTATTGATATCTTCCTCTCCTGATGATGGTAAGGGATAAAGAAAGGCGTGCAAGGTATTTTCTTGCAGGCCTTTCTTATTCAGTTGTGTGGCTTGTGTTGCACAAAAATATGTATATTTGTATAATATCCTGATTGTGGGATGTTGTTTTTTAGAACAAAAGTTGATTTGAATTGATATGAAAAGATTGTTGAAAGGGTTATTGTTTTTTCTTCCTCTTATGGCACTATTGATGACAGCTTGTACGGCAAAGAAGTCCGACAAGCCTGTGATCACCGTGAGCATCGCTCCCGAACGTTTCTTCGTCGGGCGTATAGCCGGTGAGGGTTATCAAGTGAATGTCCTTGTGCCTAAGGATGCAAATCCTGAAATGTACGATCCGACACCAAGGGATATAGCTGCCATCGCGCACTCTGATCTTTATTTCTATATGGGTTCTTTGCCTTTCGAGCACATGTGGCTCACTGCAATCAAGGAACAAAATGCGGACATAAAGTGCATCGATATCTCCTCGCATCTGCCTCTGAAAGAGCACTCTTGTGATCACTGTCATGATGGACATGTGCATGGGGATCCTCACTTCTGGTCTTCTATCACGGGAGCAAAGGCGATTGCCAAAGGAATATACGAGGGACTTGTGGAGATGTACCCCGGAGATGCCGACACATTTCATGCGAACTATGAGATCCTGATCCGGGACATCGAAGCTCTTGAAAGAGAGTGTCGTGAGCTCTTTGATGACCTTGAGCATCGTGCCTTTATCATCTATCATCCTTCGTTGAGTTATTTTGCGGATGAGTGGCATCTTGATCAGCGTGCCATCGAAAGAGAGGGAAAAGAGCCGACTCCTGCCCACTTGAGTGACTTGATTGGCAAGGCCAAGGCCGATGGTGTGCGATTGGTGTTTATCCAAGAAGAGTTTGACGTCAAGAATGCAGAGATTGTCGCAAAAGAGATCGGAGCAAAGACGGTCTTGATCCGTCCTCTCGATGAGGATTGGATGGGGCAGATCCGTCTGTTGATTGACGCTTTTGCTTCCCAAAAAGATGAATAATACTTGTATAGATAAAAAAAACATCCTCGTAGCCCACGGTATTTCTGTGGGTTACGAGGATGCTCCTATCCTGAAGGATGTCTCTTTCAGCATCTATGACAAGGACTTTATCGGAGTGATAGGTCCCAATGGTGGAGGTAAGACGACGTTGATGAAGGCGGTATTGGGGCTGATCGCCCCTTCCGCAGGACATATTGACTACTTTGATGCTCGGGGACATCGTGTATCCTCGCTCGGGATTGGCTATGTGCCACAGCAGAATGCGATAGACAAGGCCTTCCCTATATCGGTCGAACGTGTTGTCGGGTACGGCCTCATGAAGTCAGGAAAGATACATCTCTCGAAGGATGATAGACGGATGGTACTGGAAACACTCGAAAGGGTCGGGATGATGGCATACGCTCGAAGTCCTATCGGAGAGCTTTCGGGCGGACAGTTGCAGAGAGTGTTGCTCGCCAGAGCTATCGTGGCGATGCCTACGCTGCTGATCCTGGACGAGCCCAATACCTATGTGGATAAGCACTTCGAGTCTCAGCTCTATGAGCTTCTCCCGGAGATCAACAAGCATTCTGCAATCCTCATCGTTTCGCACGATGTGGGAGCAGTATGTAAGATGGTTCGGCGTCTCTTCTGTGTCAACCGGGATCTGCATATACATGAGGATATCGATCTCTCTTGTGATGAGTGTAATGACTCTACATCGCTTAGGTATCTGTCTCTGTTAGAGTACAAATAGAGAAAATAATCGAATAAAAAGAGAGTAAATATTAACAGATTAAACCTTAAAGATTAACAATTATTGTGTTAATTCGCGTCGGAAAAATGCGTAATTTGCGAGTATGAGAAGGTCTACGATATGGTTGTTGATTATAGTGATGCTTTCTGCATTTGGCGGTCTGCTGTTCATGCAGATCAACTATATCAATGTCATGTATCAGTACCGAAATGAGCAGTTCAACGAGTCAGTCTACCTCGCTCTCTACCAAGTCAATACTTCCTTGGAGACTGACGAGATACATCGGTGGATCGATGATCAGATCAAGACTGATGTTGTCTATCCCAGTAAATTTGGGCGATACCCCGATCCTCTTAAGTATTCCGAAAGTTTTCAGTTGGATCAGTTGCCCATAGACCCACTCAATCCAAGGTCTAAAAGCAGTGACCGATTTCTTGCGACTTCAAGTCTTATCCAAAATCAGTTGATCAGTCAGCTGGGGTATATCCAAGATAAGTTTAAGGAGTATGCCATAAAAATGGTGATGAAAGGTACTCCCACACCGTTTTATGACCGTGTGACCCAAAATCAGTTGGAGACCTACATGAGCGAGCATCTATCCAAGAGAGGGGTAGGGTTGCACTGCGTATACGAAGTGGTCAATTACAGTAATCAGGTGTTTTTCTCGAATGGTCGAGTGCCTGCAAATAAGCCGGGTGAAGTGTATACTCAGGTTTTATTCCCTAATGACAACCCCTCTGATCTGCATTTCCTGAAGGTTTACTTCCCCGGTAAACAGGATTATATCTCGGGACGAATGGATCTGATGATACCTTCGCTGATCTTCACAACACTCCTGTTTATCTTCTCAGTCATCACCATTATCATCATCTTGCGTCAGAAGAAGTTGGCCGAACTGAAAGCCGATTTCATCAACAATATGACGCACGAGCTCAAGACGCCGGTCTCGACCATCATCCTCGGTTCGCAAATGCTCCGAGATAGTGATGTGAGCAAGACCCCCGAGATGTCCAAGAATATCCTCAACTCCATAGCCGACGAGGGTAAACGTCTCAACTTCCTCATCGAGAAAGTACTACAGATGTCTCTCTTCGACAAGGAGAAAATCGCTTTCAAATTCAAGGAAGTCGATATTCAAGAGCTACTTATGTCTGTCGTGAATACGTTCAGCATCAAGACCGAGAGCTACGGTGGTGGTATCGGCATCGAGCTTGATGCCACTGATACAGATGTATATGTCGATGAGATGCATATCACCAATGTCCTCTTCAACCTTCTCGACAATGCCATCAAGTACCGTCGTCCTGATGTGCCCCCACAACTGACGGTCGGTACTTATAACGAAGGTAATAAGCTGTGTATCTACATCCAAGATAATGGTATAGGGATCAAAAAAGAATACTTGAAGAAGGTCTTCGATCGCTTTTTCCGAGTGCCTACGGGGAACGTCCATGACGTCAAGGGTTTTGGCCTCGGTCTGGCGTATGTGAGTAAGATCGTTCGTGATCATGGGGGCGATATCCGAGCGGAAAGTCAGCTCGGTAAGGGAACAAAGTTTATAATTATTTTGCCACTTATAAATACTAAGTAAATTATGGAACAAAAAATGAGAGTCTTCTTTTGCGAAGATGACGAAAATCTGGGGATGTTGCTTCGTGAATATCTGGTAGCCAAGGGATATGATGCAGTTCTATTCACTGACGGTGAAGCCGGGTATAAAAACTTCGTCAAGGAATCGGATTCTTACGACATCTGTGTCCTCGACGTGATGATGCCTAAGAAAGACGGCTTCTCTCTTGCGGCAGACATCAAGGAGATCAATCCTGATATGCCTATCATCTTCTTGACCGCAAAGACAATGAAAGAAGATGTGCTTGAGGGCTTCAAACTCGGTGCGGATGACTATCTCTCCAAGCCTTTCAGCATGGAAGAACTCATCTTCCGTATCGAGGCTGTCTTGCGCCGTGTCAAGGGTAAAAAGGCTAAGGAAGTGCCATTCTATAAGGTCGGCGAATTTCTCTTTGACACTCAGAAGCAGACCTTGACCATAGGCGAAAAGGTGACCAAGTTGACCACAAAGGAGTGTGAGCTTCTCAATCTCCTTTGCGCTCACGCTAACGAAATCCTTGAGCGTAACTATGCCCTCAAGAGCATTTGGAACGAAGATTCATATTTCAATGCTCGCAGTATGGACGTCTACATTACCAAGCTTCGCAAGCTCCTCAAGGATGACCCACGTGTGGAGATCATCAATATCCACGGTAAGGGGTACAAACTCATCACGCCCGCTTCAGAGTATCCCATGAATGGGGATAATGTGCAAGTGATTTAAGCACGAGCTAAGGG
This is a stretch of genomic DNA from Porphyromonas cangingivalis. It encodes these proteins:
- a CDS encoding DsbA family protein, whose translation is MKKMIIHYWSDVMCPFCYLGEHVLERALERFEHRDEVHVRWKSNILHPELEVGQSISFLDHMHHYGNDGERLDKKIAILKEMAEKEGLIYGLEKARIVNSTEVARVMKLATDKDLVLPVAKAFGKGYFTDGTDFSKTSEIVRVAVEGGLDKADVERVLASSEYMADVVNDQATASQACPRFVPTMYFNHGFMMDGIFDEDKIVETLGRAYKQWKAFTHQVMTMDHESMGPDECAAICDMPAPY
- a CDS encoding metal ABC transporter ATP-binding protein — encoded protein: MNNTCIDKKNILVAHGISVGYEDAPILKDVSFSIYDKDFIGVIGPNGGGKTTLMKAVLGLIAPSAGHIDYFDARGHRVSSLGIGYVPQQNAIDKAFPISVERVVGYGLMKSGKIHLSKDDRRMVLETLERVGMMAYARSPIGELSGGQLQRVLLARAIVAMPTLLILDEPNTYVDKHFESQLYELLPEINKHSAILIVSHDVGAVCKMVRRLFCVNRDLHIHEDIDLSCDECNDSTSLRYLSLLEYK
- a CDS encoding metal ABC transporter solute-binding protein, Zn/Mn family; translation: MKRLLKGLLFFLPLMALLMTACTAKKSDKPVITVSIAPERFFVGRIAGEGYQVNVLVPKDANPEMYDPTPRDIAAIAHSDLYFYMGSLPFEHMWLTAIKEQNADIKCIDISSHLPLKEHSCDHCHDGHVHGDPHFWSSITGAKAIAKGIYEGLVEMYPGDADTFHANYEILIRDIEALERECRELFDDLEHRAFIIYHPSLSYFADEWHLDQRAIEREGKEPTPAHLSDLIGKAKADGVRLVFIQEEFDVKNAEIVAKEIGAKTVLIRPLDEDWMGQIRLLIDAFASQKDE
- a CDS encoding NAD(P)H-dependent oxidoreductase, encoding MKTLVVVGHPNLSKSKINRSWVKGLRPYEGEDLRIHILTDVIRADKSFDLASEQALLAQYDRIILQFPLYWYMVPGIMKEWMDTVWAEGWCYGDGGVHMEGKIIEVAVSCGAPDFVFDEKTPGNISLEKYMSFVIGSAGFVRAKAGGVFAFYGAGMPDVDSRIEKNVKDYIDFVTKK
- a CDS encoding DedA family protein, which encodes MESLPFIEWCLEHLNYFTITLLMTIESSFIPFPSEVVIPPAAYMAASSGDLNVYLVVFFGTLGAVFGALINYGLAMWLGRPLIYRFANSRLGAICLIDSAKVEKAEGFFARNGSISTFVGRLIPGIRQLISIPAGLARMSLSKFILFTALGGGIWNAVLAALGYYAASIVPREQLMDYIHQHSREVSLVIVAVVVVVLAVFIYKAIKKPKEVA
- a CDS encoding dimethylarginine dimethylaminohydrolase family protein, whose translation is MIQLNVHDECGTLKTVVVGLGTEPGRRPTLTEAYDAKSYNSLIQNIYPSDDALEREVKGLAETLTAQGIEVLRPESIHDCNQIFARDVAFVIEDKIIRANIISDRAAELQAYDKIFADIDPAKVITPPSHVHIEGGDVLLYFDKIFLGTYLSPNYSQYKMARTNKYAIGFLKDLFPHKEIIPLELVKHDTDPYTGVLHLDCCFQPIGGDKCILFPGGFRHREDWEYLVELFGVENTFIITREEMFQMNPNVFSLSPTKVVIDSTFTRLKGWLNARGIETVEVAYREVSKLGGLLRCTTLPLRREYK